A window from Equus caballus isolate H_3958 breed thoroughbred chromosome 8, TB-T2T, whole genome shotgun sequence encodes these proteins:
- the LOC100057505 gene encoding serpin B4 — protein sequence MNSLSEANTHFALDLFQQFKKSEKGNIFYSPLSITSALAMTYLGAQGNAALQMGKVLHFNKVADNTREGSATTQVEKLGNVHDQFQKLLTELMKPTDAYELSIANRLYGEKKFQFQQEYVENVKKFYLAGVESADFINAAEESRKKINSWVESQTNGKIKDLLPYGSLSSAILVLVNAVYFKGQWDEKFDKKRTVEEKFWLNKDTSKSVQMMKQTRSFNFTDLEDMQAKILEMPYNGKDLSMILLLPNEVDGLKKLEEKLTAEKLIEWTSTQNMSKRLVNLYLPRFKLEESYELKDIMMSLGMLDSFSPQDADFSGMTGSRGLAVSKILHKSFVEVNEEGTEAAAATATVLVTATSTSSYESFHCDHPFLFFIKHNKTNSILFLGRVSSP from the exons ATGAATTCACTCAGTGAAGCAAACACCCACTTTGCACTTGATCTGTTCCAACAGTTCAAAAAATCAGAGAAGGGCAACATCTTCTATTCCCCTCTCAGCATCACATCAGCATTAGCCATGACGTACTTAGGGGCCCAAGGAAACGCTGCACTCCAAATGGGCAAG GTCCTTCACTTTAATAAAGTCGCAGACAACACAagagaaggatctgcaactactCAG GTTGAAAAGTTGGGAAATGTGCATGACCAATTTCAAAAGCTTTTGACTGAATTAATGAAACCCACTGATGCCTATGAGCTGAGCATCGCCAACAGGCTctatggagaaaagaaatttcaattTCAACAG GAATACGtggaaaatgttaagaaattttaCCTTGCCGGTGTGGAATCTGCTGATTTTATAAATGCTGCAGAAGAAAGTCGCAAGAAGATTAATTCCTGGGTGGAAAGCCAAACAAATG gAAAAATCAAGGATCTCCTTCCCTATGGctctctcagctctgccattctGGTTCTGGTGAATGCAGTCTATTTCAAAGGGCAGTGGGACGAGAAATTTGATAAAAAAAGAACTGTGGAGGAAAAATTTTGGCTGAACAAG GATACCAGCAAATCCGTGCAGATGATGAAACAAACCAGATCTTTTAACTTCACTGACCTGGAGGACATGCAGGCCAAGATCCTGGAAATGCCATACAACGGTAAAGATCTAAGCATGATATTGCTGCTGCCTAATGAAGTGGATGGTCTGAAGAAG ctTGAAGAGAAACTCACCGCTGAGAAATTAATAGAGTGGACAAGCACACAGAATATGAGCAAGAGACTTGTGAATTTATATTTACCTCGGTTCAAATTGGAAGAGAGCTATGAACTCAAGGATATAATGATGTCGCTGGGGATGCTGGATTCCTTCAGTCCACAGGATGCTGACTTCTCTGGCATGACTGGGAGCCGAGGTCTCGCAGTGTCTAAAATCCTACACAAGTCCTTTGTGGAGGTGAATGAGGAGGGCACAGAGGCCGCAGCTGCTACGGCCACAGTACTTGTTACTGCAACATCAACATCAAGTTATGAAAGTTTCCATTGTGATCACCCTTTCCTGTTCTTCATCAAGCACAATAAGACCAACAGCATCCTCTTCTTGGGCAGAGTCTCTTCCCCATAG